One segment of Virgibacillus doumboii DNA contains the following:
- a CDS encoding phage tail spike protein: protein MALIHIEDKQTNRILDYIPEEYYRNEIRKRELNNSSDVFDFETFSDKWFSKFINNQNRVVIPDKQFGFAEFVIDEFEKTIDKQIIVYTTNSFLLLKKSKPIAPFESSTDTATKHVTDALADNDEWRVGKISHTTLRSFEVEEYTNTYSLLKLIASTFGLELQFRIAIENGEVVRYVDMVKKIGAWNGFEIAYSYNMKGVKRKSKSSHIVTALMGISPADQDGNRKTVLVTNEESRQRWGYVGKDGKKQHYYAVYYPESTDQDMSEDRLRTLTENELEKRIDAKYEYEVDFEIFDEEVYFGDEVRVRNEDFNPPLYLEARVHSLEEGLKKSSKSKATLGDYVEFTQAEATALFKLLQKKVASKIEQAELRQYTYDKLTIDGKDTTVFEEGKTFAELQASNAQTAAESHADTVASQAQSAAESYADTVSGQALINAKAYSVAQTVYDNKMTEIANDLADKSSIAYVDGQLVDKANKNDVYTIAEIDNRLLNYVGVTEYQTDIDGIVTDLESHSTRLGQNETAIGLHANSINMLEDTVSDNSATLNVQAGLIANKAESTVVDDVSARVTTAEQNINALEGAIVTKVEENVVNALESRVSSAESTITQHANLITSKVDDGEARSIFRQEAGSFTFDANQINFDGHVFGTNATFTGVLSGVTGTFSGTVSGGRLVTNGSNSNVTIVNGEITGNVNRSGYNTRFNLDGLGLSFKQDNGKVNYIGSDGIMLNSDGSTEGGWTGGVSVYSTLDYSPRGGSSLVDVINISGGADGFIGTDGDLVINGWIFSPAIDFNPRQPGSNIYLRPEHSGAEVRATVTLTTNQYVAMRAKKFVGDPNDYTWIEGEDRTVIIQSTGGQEIYMRANNEVRAAKPDTWYDYIPFRASGFPTGSLAEYKQDIVPHKDSFLKVINQATLYDYRLKTEAANGIDKIRTGLIIGEGYNTPNTIIDGDGVEQYLMNSYSWGAIQEQYQLFLGHNEEINWLKMKTQLQDAKIINLENRIKQLEGVA from the coding sequence ATGGCGTTAATCCATATAGAAGACAAACAAACAAATAGAATACTAGATTATATCCCTGAAGAATATTACCGGAATGAGATTCGCAAACGTGAATTAAACAACAGCAGCGATGTTTTCGATTTTGAAACCTTTTCCGATAAATGGTTTTCCAAGTTTATTAATAACCAAAATCGTGTTGTCATCCCCGATAAGCAATTTGGCTTTGCGGAATTTGTGATAGATGAATTTGAGAAAACGATTGACAAACAAATAATAGTTTACACCACAAACAGCTTTTTGTTACTTAAAAAGAGTAAACCGATAGCGCCTTTTGAGTCATCAACCGACACCGCAACCAAGCACGTTACTGATGCATTAGCAGATAATGACGAATGGCGAGTTGGCAAGATATCACATACGACTTTGCGGTCATTTGAGGTTGAAGAATATACGAATACGTATAGCCTTTTAAAGTTAATTGCCAGCACATTCGGCTTAGAGTTACAATTCCGCATCGCTATCGAAAACGGCGAGGTAGTGCGTTACGTTGATATGGTTAAAAAAATCGGCGCATGGAATGGCTTTGAAATAGCTTACAGCTATAATATGAAAGGTGTTAAACGAAAAAGCAAATCAAGTCATATCGTCACCGCATTAATGGGTATAAGCCCTGCTGACCAAGACGGCAATCGAAAAACGGTTTTAGTCACAAACGAGGAATCTAGACAACGCTGGGGTTATGTCGGCAAAGACGGGAAGAAGCAACACTATTACGCTGTTTATTATCCCGAATCAACTGACCAAGACATGAGCGAAGATAGGTTGCGTACTTTAACCGAAAATGAACTCGAAAAGCGTATCGATGCTAAGTATGAGTACGAGGTAGACTTTGAGATTTTTGATGAAGAGGTCTATTTCGGTGATGAAGTGAGGGTGCGAAATGAGGACTTTAATCCGCCTCTTTATTTAGAAGCACGGGTACACTCGTTAGAAGAAGGGCTGAAAAAGTCTAGCAAATCAAAAGCTACACTCGGCGATTATGTAGAGTTTACACAAGCCGAAGCAACAGCGCTGTTTAAGCTATTGCAGAAAAAAGTGGCAAGCAAAATTGAACAAGCTGAATTACGACAATACACCTACGATAAACTCACAATCGACGGTAAAGATACAACCGTATTCGAGGAAGGAAAAACATTCGCTGAACTTCAAGCCAGCAACGCACAAACAGCAGCAGAAAGTCACGCTGATACAGTTGCTAGTCAAGCACAATCCGCTGCTGAGAGTTATGCCGATACAGTAAGCGGTCAGGCTCTGATTAATGCTAAGGCATACTCTGTTGCACAAACTGTATATGACAACAAAATGACCGAGATTGCGAATGATTTAGCGGATAAATCTAGCATTGCATACGTTGACGGTCAGCTGGTCGATAAGGCAAACAAGAATGACGTGTACACCATAGCAGAGATTGATAACCGCCTATTAAACTATGTCGGCGTGACAGAGTACCAGACGGATATTGACGGAATTGTGACGGATTTGGAAAGTCACAGTACTCGTTTAGGACAAAATGAGACAGCGATCGGATTGCATGCTAATAGCATTAATATGCTTGAGGATACGGTGAGTGACAATTCAGCTACTTTAAATGTGCAAGCAGGGTTAATAGCTAATAAAGCGGAATCAACTGTTGTGGACGATGTGAGCGCAAGGGTAACGACTGCCGAACAAAACATTAATGCGCTTGAAGGTGCAATTGTTACAAAAGTGGAAGAAAATGTTGTCAATGCACTTGAAAGCAGAGTAAGTAGTGCCGAATCGACAATTACACAGCATGCTAATTTAATAACTTCGAAAGTTGACGACGGGGAAGCGCGGTCCATATTTAGGCAAGAAGCCGGTTCATTTACTTTTGACGCAAATCAAATAAATTTCGATGGGCATGTGTTTGGTACGAATGCTACTTTTACTGGTGTATTGAGCGGTGTTACGGGGACGTTTAGTGGAACCGTAAGTGGTGGCAGGTTAGTTACTAACGGTTCAAATTCTAATGTCACTATTGTAAATGGTGAGATAACTGGAAATGTAAATCGAAGTGGTTATAATACAAGATTTAATCTCGATGGACTCGGTTTAAGCTTTAAACAAGACAACGGGAAGGTTAACTACATTGGAAGCGACGGAATTATGCTAAATTCGGACGGTTCTACTGAGGGCGGATGGACCGGTGGTGTTTCTGTATATAGTACATTAGACTATTCACCAAGAGGCGGCAGTTCATTAGTAGACGTAATAAATATTAGTGGTGGTGCTGACGGATTTATTGGCACAGACGGCGACCTGGTAATAAACGGGTGGATATTCTCACCAGCAATTGATTTTAATCCGCGGCAACCAGGAAGTAATATTTATTTACGGCCAGAGCATTCGGGCGCAGAGGTAAGGGCAACTGTAACATTGACGACCAACCAATACGTAGCAATGCGAGCTAAAAAATTTGTGGGCGACCCGAATGATTACACTTGGATTGAAGGCGAGGACAGGACGGTCATTATCCAATCAACTGGTGGCCAAGAAATATACATGAGAGCCAATAACGAGGTAAGGGCAGCTAAACCGGATACATGGTATGATTATATACCATTCCGTGCCAGTGGTTTTCCAACGGGGTCATTAGCTGAATATAAACAGGATATTGTACCCCATAAAGATAGTTTTTTAAAAGTAATTAACCAAGCAACCTTGTATGATTATCGATTAAAAACCGAAGCGGCTAATGGTATAGATAAAATAAGAACAGGTCTCATCATTGGGGAAGGTTATAATACACCAAACACAATAATAGATGGTGATGGCGTGGAGCAATACCTAATGAACAGCTACTCATGGGGAGCTATCCAAGAGCAATACCAACTTTTTTTGGGTCATAACGAGGAAATTAACTGGCTCAAGATGAAAACTCAATTGCAAGACGCAAAGATTATTAACCTTGAAAATAGAATCAAACAATTGGAAGGAGTTGCTTAA
- a CDS encoding phage holin, giving the protein MDKGTVVRTMALAITWINVVLANYGLQPIPVLDEEAISYGLAFIASVWTWFKNNYVTAKGGLQKKALQAQGLAKK; this is encoded by the coding sequence ATGGACAAAGGAACTGTTGTAAGAACTATGGCATTGGCCATTACATGGATTAATGTTGTTCTGGCTAATTACGGATTGCAGCCTATTCCAGTTTTGGATGAAGAAGCAATCTCTTATGGATTAGCTTTTATTGCTTCTGTGTGGACATGGTTCAAAAATAACTATGTGACTGCCAAAGGTGGATTGCAAAAGAAGGCTTTGCAGGCTCAAGGATTGGCTAAAAAATAA
- a CDS encoding N-acetylmuramoyl-L-alanine amidase family protein: protein MTLKLYLDPGHGGNDPGAVGNGLQEKDVVLDMSLQIRDYLLEHYEGIEVRMSRTDDTFLSLQERTDVANAWGADILLSVHVNAGGGTGFESYVYPGVGAETKELQDKIHNELMNDTYADFRDRGQKTANFHMLRESAMPAVLTENLFIDTRKDADFLKQEKQKRDSAINHAHGIAKYASLNRIEKSNPKPNSGPEGYVGKRVESKVNNLRFYNKPTWSDDGLVNTIDKGWGFPEIVDKVKVGSGHQYKVKNSNGDVYYITAAEKFVRVE from the coding sequence ATGACTTTAAAATTATATTTGGATCCAGGACATGGTGGTAACGATCCAGGTGCTGTTGGAAATGGATTGCAGGAGAAAGATGTTGTATTGGATATGTCTTTGCAAATCCGTGACTATTTACTGGAACATTATGAAGGTATTGAGGTTAGAATGAGTCGTACTGACGATACATTCTTATCTCTGCAGGAGCGTACAGATGTTGCAAATGCTTGGGGTGCTGACATACTTTTATCTGTTCACGTCAATGCAGGTGGAGGTACTGGTTTTGAGTCTTATGTATATCCAGGCGTTGGTGCTGAGACAAAAGAATTGCAAGATAAAATCCATAACGAATTGATGAATGATACGTATGCAGATTTTCGGGATCGCGGGCAAAAAACTGCTAACTTCCATATGCTGCGTGAATCAGCTATGCCTGCAGTTCTAACAGAAAACCTGTTCATTGACACCCGTAAGGATGCTGATTTTCTGAAGCAGGAAAAGCAAAAAAGAGATTCTGCTATTAACCATGCGCACGGGATAGCTAAATACGCTAGCCTTAATCGGATTGAAAAGTCTAATCCTAAGCCGAATTCCGGACCAGAAGGATACGTCGGTAAGCGTGTTGAATCCAAAGTAAACAATTTGCGCTTCTACAACAAACCAACATGGTCAGATGACGGACTGGTAAACACCATTGATAAAGGCTGGGGATTTCCAGAGATTGTCGATAAAGTGAAAGTTGGATCCGGCCATCAGTATAAAGTCAAAAACAGCAACGGTGATGTGTACTATATTACTGCTGCTGAGAAGTTTGTACGTGTAGAATAA
- a CDS encoding GAF domain-containing protein, whose amino-acid sequence MIILLVVIIIKIIFGEPKSYNFWGIQIEPNRAIGKIQQQFRDLNEHSEHKTQVLKLINQSSWTISQLGKVNPKEFHEKLIAFYDFFLPGIIGLMTKEKGNIHRVAIFHKNDNNCLKILWGSGYSPEGKEKLELSLHDSKAGYCFINNKEYCNGDITQDPSYKRNPKSSREYKSLLCVPISYGGETIGVFNIDGLKSNSFDKDDIDYINYFANSISPLLYRELLIIDELNKREAFYDEKERSS is encoded by the coding sequence TTGATAATACTACTTGTTGTTATTATAATTAAAATCATATTCGGTGAACCGAAATCTTATAATTTTTGGGGAATACAAATAGAACCAAATAGAGCTATAGGAAAAATCCAACAACAATTTCGTGATTTGAACGAGCATAGCGAACATAAAACTCAAGTGTTAAAGTTAATTAATCAATCTTCCTGGACTATATCCCAATTGGGGAAAGTAAACCCAAAAGAGTTTCACGAAAAGTTAATAGCGTTCTATGACTTTTTCTTGCCAGGAATTATAGGATTAATGACGAAAGAAAAAGGAAATATACATAGAGTAGCAATTTTTCATAAAAATGATAACAACTGCCTGAAGATTTTATGGGGTAGTGGTTATTCACCGGAAGGAAAAGAAAAGTTAGAGCTCAGTTTGCATGACAGTAAAGCAGGGTATTGTTTTATAAATAACAAAGAATATTGCAATGGTGATATTACTCAAGATCCTAGTTATAAAAGAAATCCAAAATCATCAAGGGAATATAAGTCGCTTTTATGTGTACCAATATCTTATGGTGGTGAAACAATTGGAGTATTTAATATTGATGGTTTAAAAAGTAATTCTTTTGACAAGGATGACATAGACTATATTAATTATTTCGCTAATTCAATTTCACCCCTTCTATACCGTGAACTGCTTATTATAGATGAATTAAACAAAAGGGAGGCGTTTTATGATGAAAAAGAAAGAAGTAGCTGA
- a CDS encoding TraR/DksA C4-type zinc finger protein: MITNDQLNQCKSALQERQTELIDHVQDHFGISLELIKESTSELSNYDNHPADHGTAMFEREKDIALNEHAEKELEDINAALHAIADGTYGICSKCGADIPFERLQAMPTADRCVEHAEDTNYIPDDRPVEEGVFSPNINPDEVTEEEQTAYDAEDAWQEVSRYGTSETPSDFYGDRDNYDEMYPNSDENVGSVEDEESFLAADREGNFTGVTYNHNKYEE, from the coding sequence ATGATTACGAATGATCAATTGAACCAATGTAAATCAGCTTTACAGGAACGTCAGACAGAATTAATCGATCATGTGCAGGACCATTTTGGTATCTCACTCGAATTGATAAAAGAATCGACAAGTGAATTATCCAATTATGATAATCATCCCGCAGACCATGGGACAGCGATGTTTGAGCGGGAAAAAGATATAGCACTGAATGAACATGCTGAAAAAGAACTGGAAGATATCAATGCAGCTCTTCATGCGATAGCGGATGGAACATATGGAATTTGCAGCAAATGTGGAGCCGATATACCTTTTGAACGTTTACAGGCAATGCCTACTGCAGATCGTTGTGTGGAACATGCGGAAGATACCAATTACATTCCGGACGATCGCCCTGTCGAAGAGGGAGTTTTCAGTCCAAACATTAACCCCGATGAAGTTACTGAAGAAGAACAGACGGCTTATGATGCGGAGGATGCCTGGCAGGAAGTAAGCAGGTATGGAACATCGGAAACCCCTTCAGACTTTTATGGTGATCGTGATAATTATGACGAAATGTATCCAAACAGTGATGAAAATGTTGGCAGTGTTGAGGATGAGGAAAGCTTTTTGGCAGCTGATCGGGAAGGTAACTTTACAGGAGTGACATACAATCATAATAAATATGAGGAATAG
- a CDS encoding ABC transporter permease subunit, with protein sequence MNKSLFGTMLKNKTKTITSFSFGSILYLSLVIWIYPSLADSKGLELMLEAFPEDFLSAFGFSGGIENLSGFVAGEYYGLLLIIILLIYCVSTATQLIARLVDRGSMAYLLSSGLSRTKVAMTQIAVMVLGLFLIVGITLISGVVGADIFIETNDFDVANFVKLNVVTFLFFFMVSGYCFFFSCLLNDEKKVLGISGGISVAFFAIDMVAGISDKLDWMQYITIFTAYKPTEIAQGSVNILPVSVGLGIAGITLFTAAVIIFKKRDLPL encoded by the coding sequence ATGAACAAATCACTTTTCGGAACCATGTTGAAAAATAAAACGAAAACAATCACCAGTTTTTCATTTGGTTCCATCCTTTATTTATCACTTGTCATCTGGATCTACCCATCACTCGCGGACTCTAAAGGACTTGAATTGATGCTGGAAGCTTTTCCGGAAGATTTTTTAAGTGCATTCGGTTTTAGTGGAGGAATTGAAAATTTAAGCGGGTTTGTTGCAGGGGAATATTATGGACTTTTACTTATAATCATTTTGCTGATATATTGTGTATCCACAGCCACACAGCTGATTGCACGTCTTGTCGACAGAGGTTCCATGGCCTATCTCCTGTCCAGTGGATTATCCCGGACAAAAGTAGCCATGACCCAAATTGCTGTCATGGTTCTGGGTCTATTTCTTATCGTTGGTATCACACTGATTTCGGGTGTCGTTGGAGCTGATATTTTTATTGAAACTAACGATTTTGATGTAGCCAATTTTGTAAAACTCAACGTCGTGACATTTTTATTTTTCTTTATGGTCAGTGGATATTGCTTTTTCTTTTCCTGTTTGTTAAACGATGAAAAGAAAGTACTTGGAATCAGCGGCGGGATCTCCGTAGCATTTTTTGCAATTGATATGGTTGCAGGTATCAGTGATAAATTGGATTGGATGCAATATATTACGATTTTTACCGCATATAAGCCAACCGAAATTGCACAGGGATCAGTCAATATCCTCCCTGTAAGCGTTGGTCTTGGCATTGCAGGTATTACACTATTTACTGCAGCCGTTATCATCTTCAAAAAACGTGACCTGCCACTTTAA
- a CDS encoding ABC transporter ATP-binding protein → MPITIDGLTKRFPNGKGIFDITFSVNEGEVFGFLGPNGAGKSTTIRHLMGFMKPTSGHSEINKFDCWKDSSTIQKSVGYLPGEIAFLEGMSGHEFLKFLSGMRSMKSTKRQGELIDLLQFDVNTPIRKMSKGMKQKLGIVAAFMHDPEVLILDEPTSGLDPLMQNTFIELINDEKEKGKTILMSSHSFAEINRTSDRVGIIKDGRIVAIEKVQRLQSIQRKIFNVTVKAEEDIDAIKQSPLDVVAVEQNNIQIAVQGDFEQFVQELSNCGIISIDVHHQNLEDIFMHFYEKDGDQK, encoded by the coding sequence ATGCCAATTACAATTGATGGTTTAACCAAACGGTTTCCAAATGGCAAGGGAATCTTTGACATCACCTTTTCGGTTAATGAAGGTGAAGTTTTTGGCTTTCTTGGTCCTAATGGTGCCGGAAAATCAACCACAATCAGGCATTTGATGGGATTCATGAAACCAACAAGCGGGCATTCGGAAATTAATAAGTTTGATTGCTGGAAGGACAGCTCCACCATTCAAAAGTCAGTCGGTTACTTACCTGGTGAAATAGCATTTTTGGAAGGGATGTCCGGTCATGAGTTTCTTAAATTTCTGTCCGGAATGCGTAGCATGAAAAGTACAAAACGGCAAGGAGAACTAATTGACCTGCTGCAGTTCGACGTCAATACTCCGATTCGAAAGATGTCCAAAGGGATGAAGCAAAAACTGGGAATTGTTGCTGCATTTATGCATGATCCCGAAGTATTGATTTTGGATGAACCGACAAGCGGACTGGATCCGTTAATGCAAAACACATTCATCGAATTGATCAACGACGAAAAAGAAAAAGGAAAAACCATTCTGATGTCATCCCACAGTTTTGCAGAAATTAACCGAACAAGCGACCGCGTTGGGATTATTAAGGACGGCAGGATTGTTGCCATTGAGAAAGTACAAAGACTGCAGTCCATACAACGCAAAATCTTTAATGTAACTGTTAAAGCGGAGGAAGACATCGATGCAATTAAGCAAAGTCCCCTCGATGTTGTTGCAGTCGAACAGAACAATATTCAAATTGCGGTGCAGGGAGATTTTGAACAATTTGTCCAGGAATTGAGCAATTGCGGAATCATTAGTATCGATGTGCATCACCAGAATCTGGAGGATATTTTCATGCACTTCTATGAGAAGGATGGTGATCAAAAATGA
- a CDS encoding TetR/AcrR family transcriptional regulator → MDGFQRRKERKKESIQSAALALFKKYGIKKISVAEIAKEANVSQVTIYNYFGSKDDLVHAVIIYYIDEVWQDYEQLLESDLSFHEKIRQVIFKEGELAGQISETFFGEFMKHYSEAEKYIDDHFQNKILPKLIRFFDEGKEQGYINPDISNEAILFYSQMFIEAMQREDVYTKVLPMAEDIVTLFFYGIFGKNKE, encoded by the coding sequence ATGGACGGGTTTCAGCGGCGAAAGGAACGTAAAAAAGAAAGCATTCAGAGTGCAGCATTGGCTTTGTTTAAAAAATATGGCATAAAAAAAATATCTGTAGCGGAAATTGCTAAAGAAGCAAACGTTTCACAGGTTACGATATACAATTACTTTGGAAGCAAGGATGACCTTGTCCATGCTGTTATCATTTATTATATTGATGAGGTATGGCAGGATTATGAACAACTCCTCGAAAGTGACTTATCATTTCATGAGAAAATCAGGCAGGTGATTTTTAAAGAAGGAGAACTGGCCGGTCAGATAAGTGAGACTTTTTTTGGTGAGTTTATGAAACATTACAGTGAAGCGGAAAAATATATTGATGATCATTTTCAAAATAAGATCCTTCCAAAACTGATTCGTTTTTTTGATGAGGGGAAAGAACAGGGATATATAAACCCTGACATATCAAATGAGGCAATTCTTTTTTACAGCCAAATGTTTATTGAAGCCATGCAGCGTGAGGATGTATATACTAAAGTTCTTCCAATGGCAGAAGATATTGTAACACTTTTCTTTTACGGTATTTTTGGTAAAAATAAGGAGTAG
- a CDS encoding zinc ribbon domain-containing protein yields MEENKGCIKCGSTDADQKEVSMAGTGLSKMFDVQNNQFIVVSCKNCGYSEFYNKKSSAGSNIFDFFFG; encoded by the coding sequence ATGGAAGAGAATAAAGGCTGTATCAAATGTGGCAGCACGGATGCTGATCAGAAAGAAGTATCGATGGCAGGGACAGGCTTATCCAAGATGTTTGATGTACAAAACAATCAATTTATTGTTGTTTCCTGCAAAAACTGTGGCTACTCCGAGTTCTACAATAAGAAAAGTTCAGCAGGCAGCAATATTTTCGACTTTTTCTTTGGGTAA
- a CDS encoding zinc ribbon domain-containing protein, whose amino-acid sequence MQCPACGQETAEGKFCTNCGAELVNNNSSNAGFDSTASTTSTEPSQPNNHTEQTSNETVEKIKTTGSNFGHFFGALVKNPSEARKANGSDMSSGIITYVIFSLLVALSYHFMISSIPMGFFMEISFFDSFILPLVVFIILFFVIAGLIFAGGKLSVQAVTFPDVIAKYGAYLIPFLLLYAAGLLFSLIGISALAGLLVSISFLGILLIAPTFILMEQPPSGFDRIYILLGLYIIVLLVFGFFIQSFLESIFGTIMDTMMRNF is encoded by the coding sequence ATGCAATGTCCTGCATGTGGGCAAGAGACAGCTGAGGGAAAGTTTTGCACAAATTGTGGGGCGGAGTTAGTTAATAATAACAGCTCCAATGCTGGATTTGACTCAACGGCCAGCACTACCTCTACAGAACCGTCACAACCGAATAATCATACGGAACAAACATCGAATGAAACGGTGGAAAAGATTAAAACGACAGGGTCCAATTTTGGCCACTTTTTTGGAGCACTCGTCAAGAATCCGAGCGAAGCCAGAAAAGCCAACGGATCTGATATGAGTTCAGGCATAATTACATATGTCATATTTTCATTGCTGGTTGCATTGAGCTACCATTTTATGATTAGTTCCATTCCGATGGGATTCTTTATGGAAATATCGTTTTTTGACAGCTTTATTCTGCCATTAGTTGTTTTCATCATTCTGTTCTTCGTTATTGCCGGTCTGATTTTTGCCGGCGGGAAATTATCGGTACAGGCAGTTACATTCCCTGATGTTATTGCAAAATATGGTGCATACCTGATTCCGTTTTTACTGTTATATGCAGCAGGCCTTTTATTCTCATTAATTGGTATTTCCGCATTGGCCGGGTTGCTCGTTTCTATAAGCTTTCTCGGGATACTACTGATTGCACCAACGTTTATTTTAATGGAACAGCCACCTAGTGGATTTGACCGGATTTATATTTTGCTTGGCCTGTATATTATCGTGTTATTAGTGTTCGGGTTTTTCATTCAATCATTCCTGGAATCCATTTTTGGAACCATTATGGACACGATGATGCGTAATTTCTAG
- a CDS encoding S1C family serine protease encodes MERNDYNNEHEYEENQINNQEEDTIDNQKQAENTEQQDTQQGIAQAARQNAKPKQPKASKSNSGSKSLLSGIIGGVISAVIVALLFTTNVIPLNNDSSSGSASAQNNESETPEIAKTVAADANVATNMEEASKAVVGVINLQQQNVWTPSKETGSGSGIIYKKKDGKAYVVTNQHVVEGAEEVEIVLNDDTRLQAKVLGADPLTDLAVLQVDGEKVNTVANLGSSEDLKVGETVIAIGNPLGMNFANTLTKGIISGLDRSVSIDTNGDQQPDWITEVIQTDAAINPGNSGGALVNSEGKVIGINSMKIKNTAVEGIGFAIPINSAMPIIKQLETEGEVSRPVIGISTAAFNQVPPQYRGQIELPEDVKGGMVIAKVHQGSPAAEAGLQQFDVITKINGNEITSLLDLRKYLYSETEIGETVKLEVYRDGKAQTVELKLAERGQE; translated from the coding sequence ATGGAACGAAATGATTATAACAATGAACATGAGTATGAAGAAAACCAGATAAATAATCAGGAAGAAGATACGATAGATAATCAGAAGCAGGCTGAAAATACGGAACAGCAAGATACACAGCAAGGAATTGCACAGGCGGCACGACAAAACGCAAAGCCAAAACAGCCGAAAGCTTCTAAGTCGAATTCCGGCTCCAAGTCATTATTAAGCGGAATAATTGGCGGTGTTATTTCAGCTGTAATTGTTGCTTTACTGTTCACAACAAACGTTATTCCTTTAAATAATGACAGCTCAAGTGGCTCTGCCTCTGCACAAAACAATGAATCCGAAACACCTGAAATCGCCAAAACTGTTGCAGCGGATGCAAATGTCGCCACAAATATGGAGGAGGCCTCCAAGGCAGTGGTAGGCGTTATTAACCTGCAGCAGCAAAATGTCTGGACACCAAGTAAGGAAACCGGATCGGGTTCAGGTATTATCTATAAGAAAAAAGATGGTAAAGCTTATGTAGTAACAAACCAGCATGTTGTAGAAGGTGCAGAAGAAGTGGAAATTGTACTGAATGACGACACCCGGCTGCAAGCAAAAGTATTAGGTGCGGACCCACTGACAGATTTGGCGGTTCTCCAGGTAGATGGTGAAAAAGTAAATACAGTTGCCAACCTCGGCTCATCAGAAGATTTGAAAGTTGGTGAAACGGTTATTGCAATCGGTAATCCATTGGGCATGAATTTCGCCAACACGTTAACAAAAGGAATAATCAGCGGGCTTGACCGTTCTGTAAGTATTGATACAAATGGCGACCAGCAACCGGACTGGATTACCGAAGTTATTCAGACAGACGCAGCGATTAACCCTGGTAACAGTGGTGGTGCACTAGTCAATTCAGAAGGCAAGGTCATCGGAATTAACTCAATGAAAATAAAAAACACCGCTGTAGAAGGAATTGGGTTTGCGATTCCAATCAATTCAGCAATGCCAATCATAAAACAACTCGAGACAGAAGGTGAAGTTTCCCGACCGGTTATCGGAATCAGTACAGCAGCATTTAACCAGGTACCGCCACAGTACCGTGGACAAATTGAACTTCCCGAAGATGTTAAAGGTGGTATGGTGATCGCAAAGGTACATCAGGGATCACCGGCAGCGGAAGCAGGGCTGCAGCAATTTGATGTTATTACAAAAATCAATGGTAATGAAATTACTTCATTGCTTGATTTACGAAAATATCTATACTCTGAAACAGAAATCGGTGAAACAGTGAAACTGGAAGTCTATCGCGATGGCAAAGCTCAAACAGTTGAATTGAAACTCGCCGAACGCGGGCAGGAATAA